The following are encoded together in the Halopiger aswanensis genome:
- a CDS encoding pyrroloquinoline quinone-dependent dehydrogenase — MALRNDRAVQAAREIELKEIEDGYTLVGGPEESITQQHDTDRIPEVDVDQEMLSGSGETPEAWLMYGGNYEQQRVTTADVITPDNVSDLELEYEMSVGTGSSMEGTPIVVPGDPPVMYQTNGPNHMKAIDPREGEVLWSYTYAPPVGVELCCDDNNRGAAVLGDKVYMTTLDSGVIALNRYTGEEEWYTSTADHELGYSATWAPVIHDGTIYTGSAGGEYGVLGFVAAIDAESGEMLWKTDSLLEDEWIGASREHGCGTTWMTPTIDEERGVLYTAVANPGPDFDGTVRPGPNFPTCGTISLDLESGEFQWGFQSSPHDVWDYDAVAPRVLLRDVEVDGEETEMVVGSDKTGWVYMMDAESGQLYERSEEICQHINMWEMIPHISSDERIPFVPGAPGGNDWQPPSYNPETGYVYVVHQNFPQDLYWRYEEYSEGNPYWGGGLDDPASEFPDEWNGNITAFAAVDPSTGERVWRDWIESEDEFYMWGGSMSTATGLVFNGTQNGVLVAYDGETGDRLWEYEFDVPISASPMSWYDPGEEKQYVAVQVGGSGWLRQGTRGDTLAVFSMDA, encoded by the coding sequence ATGGCACTCCGCAACGACAGGGCCGTTCAGGCCGCACGAGAGATCGAACTGAAGGAGATCGAAGACGGCTATACGCTGGTTGGCGGACCGGAGGAATCGATCACGCAACAACACGACACCGACCGCATTCCCGAGGTCGACGTCGACCAGGAGATGCTGAGCGGGTCGGGCGAGACGCCCGAAGCCTGGCTGATGTACGGCGGCAACTACGAACAGCAACGGGTCACGACCGCCGACGTCATCACGCCCGACAACGTCTCCGACCTCGAGCTCGAGTACGAGATGTCGGTCGGGACCGGCTCGAGCATGGAGGGGACGCCGATCGTGGTTCCGGGCGACCCGCCGGTGATGTACCAGACCAACGGGCCGAACCACATGAAGGCGATCGACCCCCGCGAGGGGGAGGTTCTCTGGAGCTACACCTACGCGCCGCCGGTCGGCGTCGAACTCTGCTGTGACGACAACAACCGCGGCGCCGCCGTGCTCGGCGACAAGGTATACATGACGACCCTCGACTCGGGCGTCATCGCCTTGAACCGCTACACCGGCGAGGAAGAGTGGTACACGAGCACCGCCGATCACGAACTCGGCTACTCGGCGACGTGGGCGCCGGTGATCCACGACGGCACGATCTATACGGGCAGCGCCGGCGGCGAGTACGGCGTCCTCGGTTTCGTCGCGGCGATCGACGCCGAGAGCGGCGAGATGCTCTGGAAGACCGACTCGCTGTTAGAGGACGAGTGGATCGGCGCGAGCCGCGAGCACGGCTGCGGAACGACCTGGATGACGCCGACGATCGACGAGGAGCGCGGCGTCCTCTACACGGCGGTCGCGAACCCCGGCCCCGACTTCGACGGGACGGTGCGGCCGGGACCGAACTTCCCCACCTGCGGAACGATCTCGCTCGACTTAGAGAGCGGCGAGTTCCAGTGGGGCTTCCAGTCCAGTCCCCACGACGTCTGGGACTACGACGCGGTCGCGCCGCGGGTGCTGCTGCGGGACGTGGAGGTCGACGGCGAGGAGACCGAGATGGTCGTCGGCTCGGACAAGACCGGCTGGGTGTACATGATGGACGCCGAGTCGGGCCAGCTCTACGAGCGCAGCGAGGAGATTTGCCAGCACATCAATATGTGGGAGATGATCCCCCACATCAGTTCCGACGAGCGGATCCCGTTCGTCCCCGGCGCGCCGGGCGGCAACGACTGGCAGCCGCCGTCGTACAACCCCGAAACGGGGTACGTCTACGTCGTCCACCAGAACTTCCCGCAGGATCTGTACTGGCGCTACGAGGAGTACAGCGAGGGCAACCCCTACTGGGGCGGCGGCCTGGACGATCCGGCCAGCGAGTTCCCCGACGAGTGGAACGGCAACATTACCGCCTTCGCGGCGGTCGACCCGTCGACCGGCGAGCGCGTCTGGCGCGACTGGATCGAGAGCGAAGACGAGTTCTACATGTGGGGCGGCTCGATGTCGACCGCGACGGGACTGGTGTTCAACGGCACCCAGAACGGCGTTCTCGTCGCCTACGACGGCGAGACCGGCGACCGCCTCTGGGAGTACGAGTTCGACGTCCCGATCAGCGCCTCCCCCATGAGCTGGTACGACCCCGGCGAGGAGAAACAGTACGTCGCCGTGCAGGTCGGCGGCAGCGGCTGGCTCCGGCAAGGAACTCGCGGCGACACGCTCGCCGTGTTCTCGATGGACGCCTGA
- a CDS encoding ABC transporter substrate-binding protein, with protein MHARSFWVLDDADERLVTRLATGLGRTPARVLAYLLLRADRESEPATTVHLRIGTGCNRPAISDATARLEALDLLERSSLRGDDAAPGRPQTAWQPTAGVESTVRRVYDRHGQALLEQAEACHATGAADGVNGDGTESPDGSEHSDADGTDADDPTPVTLAVNWRPNALHAPIYAALEAGWYETFGIDLRVDHCDGSRRALERVRAGAADIAIAGAATVVRARAAAESVVPIAVCYQRAMTVLYTLRDVFGEPFRSVAQLEGKRVGMPPSSETRLLGRLFLSQTALGEGVQIVDTNGEERDALRRGDADVVTGSFSDPRALEQRGERVDVLPLADHFPLYGPTLVVRREALAEQRPALHGMLAGTTAGWATACRDAGPAAERIVARRDEGRPDEHRDDDGESADRIEAEFDEAAAEFGGSDAVTEHGWGWQREAMWDRLRTALTQAELLADP; from the coding sequence ATGCACGCGCGCTCGTTCTGGGTGCTCGACGACGCGGACGAGCGCCTCGTCACGCGGCTCGCGACCGGCCTCGGCCGTACCCCGGCTCGAGTCCTCGCGTACCTGCTGTTGCGGGCCGACCGCGAGTCCGAGCCGGCAACGACCGTTCACCTTCGGATCGGCACCGGCTGCAACCGCCCGGCGATCAGCGACGCGACCGCGCGCCTCGAGGCGCTGGACCTCCTCGAGCGGTCGTCCCTTCGGGGTGACGACGCGGCGCCGGGCCGCCCCCAGACGGCCTGGCAGCCGACCGCCGGCGTCGAGTCGACCGTCCGGCGCGTCTACGACCGCCACGGGCAGGCGCTGCTCGAGCAGGCCGAGGCGTGTCACGCGACTGGCGCGGCGGACGGGGTGAACGGGGACGGTACGGAGAGTCCGGACGGATCGGAACACTCCGACGCGGACGGCACTGACGCCGACGATCCCACCCCCGTCACGCTCGCCGTCAACTGGCGGCCGAACGCCCTCCACGCGCCGATCTACGCCGCGCTCGAGGCTGGCTGGTACGAAACCTTCGGCATCGACCTTCGGGTCGACCACTGCGACGGCTCGCGGCGGGCCCTCGAGCGCGTCCGAGCGGGTGCGGCCGACATCGCTATCGCCGGCGCGGCGACGGTCGTTCGCGCGCGTGCCGCCGCCGAATCGGTCGTCCCGATCGCGGTCTGCTACCAGCGGGCGATGACCGTCCTCTACACCCTTCGAGACGTCTTCGGCGAACCGTTCCGGAGCGTCGCCCAACTCGAGGGGAAACGCGTCGGGATGCCGCCCAGTTCCGAGACCCGACTCTTGGGCCGGCTCTTCCTCTCGCAGACGGCGCTGGGTGAGGGCGTCCAAATCGTCGACACGAACGGCGAGGAACGGGATGCGCTCCGCCGCGGCGACGCGGACGTCGTCACCGGCTCGTTTTCAGATCCCCGCGCGCTCGAGCAGCGGGGCGAGCGCGTCGATGTCCTCCCGCTGGCTGATCACTTCCCGCTCTACGGCCCGACGCTCGTCGTCCGCCGGGAAGCGCTCGCGGAGCAACGGCCGGCGCTCCACGGGATGCTCGCGGGAACTACTGCCGGGTGGGCCACAGCGTGTCGAGATGCGGGACCGGCGGCCGAGCGAATCGTTGCGCGCCGCGACGAGGGCCGCCCTGACGAGCACCGCGATGACGACGGCGAGTCCGCGGACCGGATCGAGGCCGAGTTCGACGAAGCCGCCGCGGAGTTCGGCGGCAGCGACGCCGTCACCGAACACGGCTGGGGGTGGCAGCGAGAAGCGATGTGGGACCGGCTCCGAACCGCGCTGACGCAGGCAGAACTCCTGGCCGACCCATGA
- a CDS encoding ABC transporter ATP-binding protein: protein MIDLENVTVTFDEFTAVADVDLTIDEGEFVTVVGPSGCGKTTLLRTIGGLQEPTTGRVRIDGRSPAAAQAGADLGFVFQRHTLFPWKTALENVTFLRKLADQPPNEADARALLRSMGLEGFEDARPAELSGGMRQRVAIARALHLGADVLLMDEPFGELDEITRDELGVEIRDLWRRERKTVVFVTHSVPEAVFLADRCLVMCDRPGRLEAAFEIDLPEPRDASVFGTQAFQEQVAKVRETLHESYDTEARASDD, encoded by the coding sequence ATGATCGACCTCGAGAACGTCACCGTCACCTTCGACGAGTTCACCGCCGTCGCGGACGTCGATCTGACGATCGACGAGGGCGAGTTCGTCACCGTCGTCGGCCCCTCGGGTTGCGGCAAGACGACGCTGCTGCGGACGATCGGCGGCCTGCAGGAGCCGACGACGGGCCGCGTCCGGATCGACGGCCGCTCGCCCGCCGCCGCGCAGGCCGGGGCCGACCTCGGGTTCGTCTTCCAGCGCCACACCCTCTTTCCGTGGAAGACGGCCCTCGAGAACGTCACCTTCCTGCGAAAACTGGCCGACCAGCCGCCGAACGAAGCCGACGCGCGGGCCTTGCTCCGCTCGATGGGCCTCGAGGGGTTCGAGGACGCGCGGCCGGCCGAACTCTCCGGCGGGATGCGACAGCGGGTCGCGATCGCGCGGGCGCTGCACCTCGGCGCCGACGTCCTCCTGATGGACGAGCCGTTCGGCGAACTCGACGAGATCACGCGCGACGAACTCGGCGTCGAGATTCGGGACCTCTGGCGCCGCGAGCGCAAGACCGTCGTGTTCGTCACCCACAGCGTCCCCGAGGCGGTGTTTCTGGCCGACCGCTGTCTCGTCATGTGCGACCGTCCCGGCCGACTCGAGGCGGCGTTCGAGATCGACCTCCCGGAACCTCGCGACGCGTCGGTCTTCGGCACGCAGGCGTTCCAGGAGCAGGTCGCAAAGGTCCGGGAGACGCTCCACGAGAGCTACGACACGGAGGCGAGAGCAAGCGATGACTGA
- a CDS encoding ABC transporter permease, giving the protein MTETGSEPATDRTDRPASLEPGAGTGQRHAALDVLAPTAALAVGMLCWWAVTAAGTVPSFILPSPTAVAAQLLGNPELYAQNALSTLEKVVYGGSVGIATGFLLAVLVAYLPWVRTAVYPYLVAVRVLPKIAVAPLLLIYLGTGTQTAIVFVALIAFFPLVLNTAAGLDRAPTEHRELLRSVDAGALERIVYVDLPYALPDVFAGLKQSVTLAVVGAVVGEWVIADDGLGFLVLMGSENVRPEVMLAALSVLLALGLALYGSVVLVQRGIRRRLGLEAMDRR; this is encoded by the coding sequence ATGACTGAGACTGGAAGCGAGCCCGCGACCGACCGAACGGACCGGCCGGCGTCTCTCGAGCCGGGAGCCGGTACCGGCCAGCGTCACGCGGCGCTCGATGTCCTCGCGCCGACGGCCGCGCTCGCGGTCGGCATGCTGTGCTGGTGGGCCGTCACCGCCGCCGGGACCGTCCCCTCGTTCATCCTCCCGTCGCCGACCGCAGTTGCAGCCCAGTTGCTCGGCAACCCCGAACTGTACGCGCAGAACGCGCTCTCGACGCTCGAGAAGGTCGTCTACGGCGGCAGCGTCGGGATCGCGACCGGCTTCCTGCTGGCGGTACTGGTCGCGTACCTGCCGTGGGTTCGGACCGCCGTTTACCCCTACCTCGTGGCCGTGCGCGTGCTGCCGAAGATCGCCGTCGCGCCGCTGCTGTTGATCTACCTCGGAACGGGGACGCAGACGGCGATCGTCTTCGTCGCGCTCATCGCGTTTTTCCCGTTGGTCCTGAACACGGCGGCGGGCCTCGACCGGGCGCCGACCGAACACCGCGAACTGCTGCGCTCGGTCGATGCCGGCGCGCTCGAGCGGATCGTCTACGTCGACCTGCCGTACGCGCTGCCGGACGTCTTCGCGGGGCTCAAGCAGTCGGTGACGCTCGCGGTCGTCGGCGCCGTGGTCGGCGAGTGGGTGATCGCGGACGACGGATTGGGCTTTCTCGTGTTGATGGGGTCGGAGAACGTCCGGCCCGAGGTCATGCTCGCCGCGCTGTCGGTGCTGCTCGCGCTCGGGCTGGCGCTGTACGGATCGGTCGTGCTCGTCCAGCGCGGTATCCGGCGACGGCTCGGACTCGAGGCGATGGACCGGCGGTGA
- a CDS encoding ABC transporter permease: MSDGRADHHRQQVRTATATRSGVVRDGLVIVGRRVLPPAIVLAVLLAAWHAAVVAAELPTLILPSPRDVALALLETYPTLLGDAIVTGTTAALGLATGGLVGLVLAFAMTHSRTATRTLLPYVVALRIAPVIAVAPLLFLWLGRGIPARAALVATLTTFPVTIAALDGLRETPDAYLDLAESVGASRLETFLFVRVPAAAPSVVAGFKIASALSVVGTVVAEFVTLRAGLGARVFETATYLETAETYAALVVLSGLGIGFYLVPVAIERLCWAEA; encoded by the coding sequence ATGAGCGACGGACGGGCCGATCACCATCGACAGCAGGTTCGGACGGCGACAGCGACGCGATCGGGCGTCGTTCGCGACGGACTCGTCATCGTCGGCCGGCGGGTCCTGCCGCCGGCGATCGTCCTCGCAGTTCTACTCGCCGCGTGGCACGCCGCCGTCGTCGCCGCCGAGCTTCCGACGCTCATCCTGCCGTCGCCGCGCGACGTCGCGCTGGCGCTGCTCGAGACGTATCCGACGCTGCTCGGCGACGCGATCGTGACGGGGACGACCGCCGCGCTCGGTCTGGCCACCGGCGGACTCGTCGGCCTCGTCCTCGCCTTCGCGATGACGCACTCGCGGACGGCGACCCGCACCCTGCTGCCCTACGTCGTCGCCCTGCGGATCGCGCCGGTGATCGCGGTCGCGCCGCTGCTGTTCCTCTGGCTGGGGCGGGGGATCCCGGCTCGAGCGGCGCTGGTCGCCACGCTGACGACGTTTCCGGTGACGATCGCCGCGCTGGACGGGCTGCGGGAGACCCCCGACGCCTACCTCGACCTCGCCGAGTCGGTGGGCGCGTCGCGACTCGAGACGTTCCTGTTCGTCCGCGTCCCCGCAGCGGCCCCGAGCGTCGTCGCCGGGTTCAAGATCGCGAGCGCGCTCTCCGTGGTCGGAACCGTCGTCGCCGAGTTCGTCACCCTGCGGGCCGGCCTCGGCGCCCGCGTCTTCGAGACGGCGACCTACCTCGAGACGGCCGAGACCTACGCCGCGCTGGTCGTCCTCTCGGGACTCGGGATCGGGTTCTATCTGGTGCCGGTGGCGATCGAGCGGTTGTGCTGGGCGGAGGCGTAA
- a CDS encoding ABC transporter substrate-binding protein, whose protein sequence is MPRFRHTRRRFLAVTGAAAVAGCLGGDADGEGNGGGGGNGNASASADGAGTESDEAEDEPADADGTEPEVTDVTLLLNWQINGLHAPYVAAHEEGFYDEEGFESVDIESGDGSDFAANQAGLGNVEFAVSSPDQLLNVNSRGLSPQCVGVVMQRNPNVVFATRDGFGELTDPAQLEGATVGSGPGMVRQMTQAYLEHHGVLEAVEYVDSGFDTVQQLLSGEIDAAGGVFGDVVDAEHQDAEVDVLSIHEAIPSYGHLIATDEGFAANNGATVRAFLRATARGAVWATQNPEAAIDHLVAAQPELEEVRENQRDKWDRMHAEYMRSDAVAEHGWGWSESEPWQATYETLADGDVLEGEVDPETVWTNDYLDAEAESIGDYAESTDS, encoded by the coding sequence ATGCCACGATTTCGCCACACGCGCCGTCGGTTCCTCGCGGTGACGGGAGCGGCGGCAGTAGCCGGTTGTCTCGGGGGTGATGCGGACGGTGAGGGGAACGGAGGCGGGGGCGGAAACGGAAACGCCAGCGCGTCGGCCGACGGGGCTGGGACCGAGAGCGACGAGGCCGAAGACGAACCCGCCGACGCCGACGGCACCGAGCCCGAGGTAACCGACGTCACGCTGTTGCTCAACTGGCAGATAAACGGCCTCCACGCACCCTACGTCGCGGCCCACGAGGAGGGGTTCTACGACGAGGAAGGGTTCGAGAGCGTCGACATCGAGAGCGGCGACGGCTCCGACTTCGCCGCCAACCAGGCCGGCCTCGGCAACGTCGAGTTCGCCGTCTCGAGCCCCGATCAGCTCCTCAACGTCAACAGCCGCGGCCTCTCGCCCCAGTGCGTCGGCGTCGTCATGCAGCGCAACCCCAACGTCGTCTTCGCCACCCGCGACGGGTTCGGCGAGCTCACCGACCCCGCGCAGCTCGAGGGGGCGACGGTTGGCAGCGGCCCGGGAATGGTCCGGCAGATGACGCAGGCCTACCTCGAGCACCACGGCGTTCTCGAAGCCGTCGAGTACGTCGATTCGGGCTTCGACACGGTCCAGCAGCTGCTGTCGGGCGAGATCGACGCCGCGGGCGGCGTGTTCGGCGACGTCGTCGACGCCGAGCACCAGGACGCCGAGGTCGACGTGCTGTCGATCCACGAGGCGATCCCCTCCTACGGGCACCTGATCGCCACCGACGAGGGGTTCGCAGCGAACAACGGAGCCACCGTCCGCGCGTTCCTCCGGGCGACCGCGCGAGGTGCCGTCTGGGCGACGCAGAATCCCGAGGCGGCGATCGACCACCTCGTCGCGGCCCAGCCGGAACTCGAGGAAGTCAGGGAGAACCAACGCGACAAGTGGGACCGAATGCACGCCGAGTACATGCGCTCGGACGCCGTCGCCGAGCACGGGTGGGGCTGGAGCGAGTCCGAGCCGTGGCAGGCGACCTACGAGACGCTCGCGGACGGCGACGTGCTCGAGGGCGAGGTCGATCCGGAGACGGTGTGGACGAACGACTATCTCGACGCGGAGGCGGAGTCCATCGGGGACTACGCCGAATCGACCGACTCGTAG
- a CDS encoding cupin domain-containing protein encodes MEHRRTVDATLEEVADGVYLGDLSTGDRASMKYWRVEPGATLPSHRHEHEQIGYVLRGTLTAIVDDGEIVLEEGDAYRFPSNERHGAENRSDEPAVGLGVLSPPRTEPEWRE; translated from the coding sequence ATGGAACACAGACGGACCGTAGACGCTACCCTCGAGGAGGTTGCGGACGGCGTCTACCTCGGCGATCTCTCGACGGGCGACCGCGCGAGCATGAAGTACTGGCGGGTCGAACCCGGGGCGACGCTACCCAGTCACCGACACGAGCACGAGCAGATCGGCTACGTGCTCCGGGGGACGCTGACGGCGATCGTCGATGACGGCGAGATCGTCCTCGAGGAAGGAGACGCCTACCGATTCCCGAGCAACGAGCGCCACGGCGCCGAAAACCGGAGCGACGAGCCCGCTGTCGGTCTCGGGGTGCTCTCTCCGCCGCGGACGGAGCCGGAGTGGCGCGAGTAA
- a CDS encoding ABC transporter substrate-binding protein — protein sequence MLHSDTVRVFHLPFSFMLPQRVAAERGYFADEGLDVELLERDRRQVDRKYIPAEWTLTGDDDVDIYPVCKWESLRRTWSLEDGRIVAHGAFADLPYTLHVRPQSDFESPADLANVPVAVNQRTGQEYTAMRALEEHLPPGDVELEHYGMPTDRLRALRDGEVDAATLLDPHSTLADRLGFERLLEFPNHIGVVGAEGLEGDTLEAFMRAYERAVETINGNPDAFRDQYLEMLEKDATVAPDLFEDVDLEDLRESVTVPTYETPEIAAVDDLAGQLEWMQNRELIDDSAEIETIVAPPPLD from the coding sequence ATGTTACACAGTGACACGGTGCGGGTGTTTCACCTCCCGTTCTCGTTCATGCTGCCACAGCGGGTCGCGGCCGAACGCGGCTACTTCGCCGATGAGGGGTTGGACGTCGAGTTGCTGGAGCGCGACCGACGGCAGGTCGACCGGAAGTACATCCCCGCAGAATGGACGCTAACCGGCGACGACGACGTCGATATCTATCCGGTCTGCAAGTGGGAAAGCCTCCGACGCACGTGGTCGCTCGAGGACGGTCGAATCGTCGCCCACGGTGCGTTCGCCGACCTACCGTACACGCTCCACGTCCGACCGCAATCGGACTTCGAGTCGCCCGCGGACCTCGCGAACGTTCCCGTCGCCGTCAACCAGCGGACGGGCCAGGAGTACACCGCGATGCGCGCGCTCGAGGAGCACCTGCCTCCGGGGGACGTCGAACTCGAGCACTACGGGATGCCGACCGATCGGCTGCGAGCACTTCGGGACGGCGAGGTCGACGCCGCGACGCTGCTCGACCCCCACAGCACGCTGGCCGACCGGCTGGGGTTCGAGCGCCTCCTCGAGTTTCCGAACCACATCGGCGTCGTCGGCGCCGAAGGACTCGAGGGCGACACTCTCGAGGCGTTCATGCGGGCCTACGAGCGCGCCGTCGAGACGATCAACGGGAACCCCGACGCGTTCCGCGACCAGTACCTCGAGATGCTCGAGAAGGATGCCACGGTCGCGCCCGACCTTTTCGAAGACGTCGACCTCGAGGACCTCCGCGAGTCCGTGACGGTGCCGACGTATGAGACGCCGGAAATCGCGGCCGTAGACGACCTCGCGGGTCAACTCGAGTGGATGCAGAACCGCGAACTAATCGACGATAGCGCGGAGATCGAGACGATCGTCGCGCCCCCGCCGCTCGACTAA
- a CDS encoding ABC transporter substrate-binding protein, whose translation MDIDTQQAALDEHHDDPGDLPVMRARFEHNGSPRYLLYTIKRFGFDRDHDFHLDVELVSDELENGLETVEAKLHEGDADLIDIDYISTARERVGGAPIVAFHPYGRTVGGLVVPEDSEIEGLTDLRNCRVGVVRRLDKNWILTRAACREYHDFDPEDEATSVESGSKVELTRMLREGEVDAALQFWQIVPEIVETGPYREALPMSELVQRLSGADETLPISTFLTSEDYLAERPDAVEGFKRAYADAVERLRTDDDCWDELGERMMYEDDPAVVRGIRDGWREMVVTDWDEETIAAMEQLFGHLLEVAGPEALGVDHIPEDVFRTEVAPSQ comes from the coding sequence ATGGACATCGACACCCAACAGGCCGCGCTCGACGAGCACCACGACGACCCCGGCGACCTGCCGGTGATGCGAGCGCGGTTCGAACACAACGGCAGTCCGCGCTACCTGCTGTACACGATCAAGCGGTTCGGCTTCGACCGCGACCACGACTTCCACCTCGACGTCGAACTCGTCTCGGACGAACTCGAGAACGGCCTCGAGACCGTCGAGGCGAAGCTCCACGAGGGGGACGCGGACCTGATCGACATCGACTACATCTCGACGGCCCGCGAGCGGGTCGGCGGCGCGCCGATCGTGGCCTTCCACCCCTACGGGCGAACAGTGGGCGGACTCGTGGTCCCCGAGGACTCCGAGATCGAGGGTCTGACGGACCTCCGCAACTGCCGCGTCGGCGTCGTCCGCCGCCTCGACAAGAACTGGATCCTCACCCGCGCCGCCTGCCGGGAATACCACGACTTCGATCCCGAGGACGAGGCGACGTCGGTCGAGTCGGGTTCGAAGGTCGAACTCACCCGGATGCTGCGCGAGGGCGAGGTCGACGCCGCGCTCCAGTTCTGGCAGATCGTCCCCGAGATCGTCGAGACCGGGCCCTACCGCGAGGCGCTGCCGATGTCCGAACTCGTCCAGCGCCTCTCGGGGGCCGACGAGACGCTGCCGATCTCGACGTTCCTCACGAGCGAGGACTACCTCGCCGAGCGGCCCGACGCCGTCGAGGGGTTCAAACGAGCCTACGCGGACGCCGTCGAACGACTGCGGACCGACGATGACTGCTGGGACGAACTCGGCGAACGAATGATGTACGAGGACGACCCCGCCGTCGTCCGCGGCATCCGCGACGGCTGGCGCGAGATGGTCGTCACCGACTGGGACGAGGAGACGATTGCGGCGATGGAGCAACTGTTCGGCCACCTGCTCGAGGTCGCCGGCCCCGAGGCGCTCGGCGTCGACCACATTCCCGAGGACGTGTTCCGAACGGAGGTGGCGCCCTCGCAATGA